Below is a window of Tolypothrix bouteillei VB521301 DNA.
CAACCGTATTTCGGTAACTCTTCTTTTACTAAAGGTCGCGGTCCTACAACACTCATGTCTCCTTTTAATACATTCCAGAACTGGGGAAATTCATCCAAGCTAGTAATTCGCAAGAAACGACCAATCTTGGTAATACGCGGATCGTGTTTGAGCTTAAAGTTGGTCTCAAACTCGTCTCGCAAATGAGGCGATGTTTCCATTATTTGAACTAGAACTTCATCGGCATTGGTTACCATTGTTCGGAATTTAATACAATTAAAAGGTTTGTAATTTTTACCGACCCGTTCCTGAATATAAAAAATTGGACCGTTCGAGCTTAAAGCAATCAACAAGCCCAAGAGTAAATACACAGGGGAAAACAAAATAAGTACCAATAGCGAAAACACAATGTCGAATAGTCGCTTGGCAAACTCTCCGTTTAAAGCCTGGAAAGACAAACCTTTGGGTTTTATTCGAGGCGTCTTTTTTGGTTGACCGCGTTTAAAGAAGGTACGCGAGCGCTTCCCGGAGAGGAGTGAGCTCTGGGCAGTCATCATACTCCTTAACAATCCACACCACACATAGTCCCAATCTTAAAGCTAAAAGGAGTTCCTAAGGATTGGCAATTTGCCAATCCTTAGCAAAACAAGACCATCAATTGGGTAATGGTCTCTTTTCTGTACAGGTATTTAAGAAGCCTAAGTAGCGCTTGGCAAAGATTTGCGGGGAAAACTGGGTAGCGTGAACTCGGGTATACTCTGGGTTGAATTTCCCTCGATACGCTTCAAAGGTTTCTACTGCGTCTACTAGTGCGGCTTCGGTTTGCTCCTTGAAAAATATACCAGTTCCAGTATCACCTGAGTCACGAAAATCTCGCACTGTTTCGAGCGCTCCTCCTGCACCGTAGGCGATAACTGGAGTGCCGCAAGCTTGCGCCTCTACTAAAGCAATCCCAAAATCTTCACAGGCTGCATATACAAATCCTTTGGCATTTGCCATATACTTTTTTACAACGTCATCGGGTTGCCAGCCCAGCACTTGTATATTGCTATTTGCTATCCTGCGGATGGTTTTCATCTCTGGTCCTGTTCCAATTATGACTAACGGTAGTTGCAGTTTATTAAATGCCCTAACTATTAACGATACTTGTTTATAAGTTACCAACCGGGAAACAATTAGGTAGAAATCCTCCTTCTGAGGGATAAATGGACAACTGTCAACATTAACTGGTGGGTAAATAACTTCCGCTTCTCGTCGGTAGCAGCGCCAGATGCGGCGAGCTGTATGCTTGGAGTTAGCGATGAAGTAATCCACGCGATTCGCTGTCGATACATCCCATTGGCGTAAACCATGCAGCAAATAGCGTGTTAACCAACCAGGGATACCACTACCTAGCTTACTGTGATTTAGATAATCGAAGGTGAGGTCCCATGCATAACGCATGGGACTGTGACAATAACAAACGTGTACTTGATCGGGTGTAGTCAAGACTCCTTTCGCAACAGCATGAGATGAAGACAGAATAACGTCATATTCCCGCAAATCTAGCTGTTCTATGGCTAGTGGCAACAAAGGTAAGTATTTTTGTACGCCTTTTCGGGCAAATGGAAGATGCTGAAGAAATGTTGTGCCAATTTTCCGCTTGTATAAATAGCTTTTGGGATTGATGGATTCAAAGTCGATTAGAGCGTATAAATCAGCATCAACGTGGTTGAGAACCTCTTGCACAACAAGTTCCGAACCACCAGTGGCTTTCGGTGTCAGCCATTCATGAACCAAGGCATACTTCAAAGACACAGCTAACTATGAGTATTTGGTAGAGAACACGCTTCAGTCAGTCACCTAAAGGATGAAGGATGAAGTATGAAGTGAAGTATAAAGTATTTCATCTTTGTTCCTTTACACTTTAACCCTTTCATCCTTTATCCTTCATATTTCCCGTTGTTACCAAAAGACGTAATCCTCTCAATAGAGGTTCCAGAGACACACCACAACCTGATACCCTCAAATTGGGTCACTCCATAAATTAACTGACGAAGGAAATAACAATTTATGCGAATTCTTATTGTGGGTGGCACTCGGTTCATTGGTGTTTACCTAACTAAACTACTAGTGGAACAGGGGCATGAAGTTGTTCTTTTCAATCGTGGTAATCGTCCGATCCCCGTAGAAGGAGTGGGACAAATTACGGGCGATCGCACTGATGCTACTCAACTCAAGGAAAAATTATCCCACGAAAATTTTGATGCCATTTTCGACAATAACGGAAGAGAACTTTCTGATACTCAACCACTTGCGGAGATTTTTCAAGACCGTATACAACATTTTGTATACATGAGTTCTGCTGGGGTGTATCTGAAATCCGACCAAATGCCTCATGTAGAAGGGGATACAGTCGATCCAAAAAGTCGCCATCTCGGTAAGCACGAAACAGAAGCGTATTTAACACAACTTGGCTTACCTTTTACCTCCATTCGCCCCACATACATTTACGGTGCTCTAAATTACAACGATCTCGAAGCTTGGTTTTTTGACAGAATCGCTCGCAATCGTCCCATCCCTATCCCCGGTAATGGCTTACACATTACCCAATTCGGACACGTTAAAGACCTTGCCACAGCTATGTCCAAAGTTTTGGGCAATCCAAACGCTGTCAAACAAATTTACAACGTATCAGGCGATCGCTATGTGACATTTGATGGCTTAGCCCGCGCTTGTGCTGTGGCTGCTGGCAAATCTGCTGATGACATCAAAATCCTACATTACGATCCCAAAAAATTTGATTTCGGCAAGCGTAAAGCCTTTCCCCTGCGCGTACAGCACTTTTTTGCTTCCGTGGATAAAGCCAAAACACAATTGAACTGGCAGCCCGAATATGACCTGATTTCCGGGCTCAAAGACTCTTACCACAATGATTATCTGGCTTCGGGTCGCGATCGCTCGGAAATAGATTTTTCTGTTGATGAAGAGATTTTAAAATCTTTATAAAATTTACGCAAAGACGCTCGGAGTCATTTTGCGTCTTTGCGTGAGATGCTTTTCCTAGCAATTATGAATAAACCTCAATACCAACTCAATAACGTTTTAGCCTCCCGCGCCCGTTTGGGAGAAAGCCCTGTTTGGGATGCAACCCAAAAGCTACTTTACTGGGTCGATATTTATAACTACCGAGTCCATCAATTCAACCGAGCCACCGGACACAACTCCTTTTTTGATGTGGGAGATGTTGTTGGTTGTATTGGCCTTGCGGGTGCAAATCGGTTAATTATGGCCCAACGCGATCGCTTAGCATTTCTTAACACTCAAACAGGAGACATCACACCCATCATTCAGGTTGAGGCAGATAAGCCAAATAACCGCTTTAATGATGGCAAATGCGATCCTCAAGGTCGCTTTTGGTTTGGTTCCATGAGCCAGGAAAAATCTCAAGCTTCTCTATATCGCTACGATCCCGACAACTCGCTGCATTTAATGGAAACAGGAT
It encodes the following:
- a CDS encoding sugar transferase, with the protein product MTAQSSLLSGKRSRTFFKRGQPKKTPRIKPKGLSFQALNGEFAKRLFDIVFSLLVLILFSPVYLLLGLLIALSSNGPIFYIQERVGKNYKPFNCIKFRTMVTNADEVLVQIMETSPHLRDEFETNFKLKHDPRITKIGRFLRITSLDEFPQFWNVLKGDMSVVGPRPLVKEELPKYGCYIDQILTIRPGITGLWQVSGRNDIPYPRRIQIDLHYVKFRNLWLDLWIIVKTIGVVVIPKNNGAY
- a CDS encoding glycosyltransferase, with the translated sequence MSLKYALVHEWLTPKATGGSELVVQEVLNHVDADLYALIDFESINPKSYLYKRKIGTTFLQHLPFARKGVQKYLPLLPLAIEQLDLREYDVILSSSHAVAKGVLTTPDQVHVCYCHSPMRYAWDLTFDYLNHSKLGSGIPGWLTRYLLHGLRQWDVSTANRVDYFIANSKHTARRIWRCYRREAEVIYPPVNVDSCPFIPQKEDFYLIVSRLVTYKQVSLIVRAFNKLQLPLVIIGTGPEMKTIRRIANSNIQVLGWQPDDVVKKYMANAKGFVYAACEDFGIALVEAQACGTPVIAYGAGGALETVRDFRDSGDTGTGIFFKEQTEAALVDAVETFEAYRGKFNPEYTRVHATQFSPQIFAKRYLGFLNTCTEKRPLPN
- a CDS encoding NAD-dependent epimerase/dehydratase family protein: MRILIVGGTRFIGVYLTKLLVEQGHEVVLFNRGNRPIPVEGVGQITGDRTDATQLKEKLSHENFDAIFDNNGRELSDTQPLAEIFQDRIQHFVYMSSAGVYLKSDQMPHVEGDTVDPKSRHLGKHETEAYLTQLGLPFTSIRPTYIYGALNYNDLEAWFFDRIARNRPIPIPGNGLHITQFGHVKDLATAMSKVLGNPNAVKQIYNVSGDRYVTFDGLARACAVAAGKSADDIKILHYDPKKFDFGKRKAFPLRVQHFFASVDKAKTQLNWQPEYDLISGLKDSYHNDYLASGRDRSEIDFSVDEEILKSL